The proteins below come from a single Miscanthus floridulus cultivar M001 chromosome 1, ASM1932011v1, whole genome shotgun sequence genomic window:
- the LOC136486268 gene encoding uncharacterized protein isoform X1, which yields MAMTPPPKRLCGRSLLDLPDDLIPEILLRLPPHDPRRLVRCSAVCKPWRRLLTDPAFLRRYRAFHGVPPMLGLLFHLELPSNRFLARFFRTTSFRPRTLDHAGCYVRDARHGRILFRNVTGEENDHDLFVWSPVTDEVWGLYMQCPFYYWNVAVVCAAAAREGGCDCDHLDCHGGPFLVAFVDTDDDGMTYARVYSSETGAWGDATYAQHPNGLADMDMLERIALMGNRIYFPAAQSKTIVEYDLGRRKLAFVDPPLAHQGHGILMPAMGCGLGFASVRGSRLYLWSRETAGSDRTAAAWTQSRVLELSTLPDRETRVPLNQPTALGFTEILMEEDMTAVGFAEGVGVIFVTTNAGVFAINLESGQVKKMSGRRPVPDVVIPYMSFYTPVNICRLLYNHE from the exons ATGGCCATGACTCCTCCGCCGAAACGCCTGTGCGGCCGCTCGCTGCTGGATCTGCCCGACGACCTCATCCCTgagatcctcctccgcctcccgccGCACGATCCTAGGCGCCTCGTTCGCTGCTCGGCCGTCTGCAAGCCCTGGCGCCGCCTCCTCACCGACCCCGCCTTCCTTCGCCGCTATCGCGCGTTCCACGGGGTGCCGCCCATGCTGGGCCTCCTCTTCCACCTGGAACTCCCCAGCAATCGTTTCCTCGCTCGGTTCTTCCGCACCACCTCCTTCCGCCCTCGCACCCTCGACCACGCCGGCTGCTACGTGCGCGACGCCCGCCACGGCCGCATCCTCTTCAGAAACGTCACCGGCGAGGAGAATGACCATGACCTCTTCGTATGGAGCCCCGTCACGGATGAGGTGTGGGGGCTGTACATGCAGTGCCCGTTCTACTATTGGAACGTGGCGGTGGTCTGCGCTGCGGCCGCGCGCGAAGGGGGCTGCGACTGCGACCACCTCGACTGCCACGGCGGGCCCTTCCTCGTCGCATTCGTGGACACCGACGACGATGGGATGACGTACGCCCGCGTCTACTCCTCGGAGACCGGAGCCTGGGGCGACGCGACCTACGCTCAACACCCCAATGGCCTCGCGGACATGGACATGCTGGAACGCATCGCGCTTATGGGAAATAGGATCTACTTCCCTGCTGCACAGAGCAAGACCATCGTGGAGTACGACTTGGGTCGCCGGAAACTCGCATTTGTCGACCCGCCGTTAGCGCACCAAGGTCACGGTATCCTCATGCCGGCAATGGGCTGTGGTCTGGGGTTCGCCAGTGTGCGGGGGTCCCGCCTCTACCTGTGGTCGAGAGAGACCGCCGGTTCCGACAGAACTGCGGCGGCATGGACGCAGAGCAGGGTCTTGGAACTCAGCACACTGCCCGATCGCGAGACTCGTGTCCCCTTGAACCAACCAACTGCGCTTGGCTTCACGGAGATCTTGATGGAGGAAGATATGACTGCTGTTGGCTTTGCGGAGGGCGTCGGCGTCATCTTCGTCACGACAAATGCTGGCGTCTTCGCGATTAACCTGGAGTCAGGCCAAGTCAAGAAGATGTCCGGCAGAAGGCCCGTCCCTGACGTTGTCATTCCTTACATGAGCTTCTATACTCCAG TGAACATCTGCCGTTTGCTATACAATCATGAATGA
- the LOC136486268 gene encoding uncharacterized protein isoform X2, which translates to MAMTPPPKRLCGRSLLDLPDDLIPEILLRLPPHDPRRLVRCSAVCKPWRRLLTDPAFLRRYRAFHGVPPMLGLLFHLELPSNRFLARFFRTTSFRPRTLDHAGCYVRDARHGRILFRNVTGEENDHDLFVWSPVTDEVWGLYMQCPFYYWNVAVVCAAAAREGGCDCDHLDCHGGPFLVAFVDTDDDGMTYARVYSSETGAWGDATYAQHPNGLADMDMLERIALMGNRIYFPAAQSKTIVEYDLGRRKLAFVDPPLAHQGHGILMPAMGCGLGFASVRGSRLYLWSRETAGSDRTAAAWTQSRVLELSTLPDRETRVPLNQPTALGFTEILMEEDMTAVGFAEGVGVIFVTTNAGVFAINLESGQVKKMSGRRPVPDVVIPYMSFYTPDHATG; encoded by the exons ATGGCCATGACTCCTCCGCCGAAACGCCTGTGCGGCCGCTCGCTGCTGGATCTGCCCGACGACCTCATCCCTgagatcctcctccgcctcccgccGCACGATCCTAGGCGCCTCGTTCGCTGCTCGGCCGTCTGCAAGCCCTGGCGCCGCCTCCTCACCGACCCCGCCTTCCTTCGCCGCTATCGCGCGTTCCACGGGGTGCCGCCCATGCTGGGCCTCCTCTTCCACCTGGAACTCCCCAGCAATCGTTTCCTCGCTCGGTTCTTCCGCACCACCTCCTTCCGCCCTCGCACCCTCGACCACGCCGGCTGCTACGTGCGCGACGCCCGCCACGGCCGCATCCTCTTCAGAAACGTCACCGGCGAGGAGAATGACCATGACCTCTTCGTATGGAGCCCCGTCACGGATGAGGTGTGGGGGCTGTACATGCAGTGCCCGTTCTACTATTGGAACGTGGCGGTGGTCTGCGCTGCGGCCGCGCGCGAAGGGGGCTGCGACTGCGACCACCTCGACTGCCACGGCGGGCCCTTCCTCGTCGCATTCGTGGACACCGACGACGATGGGATGACGTACGCCCGCGTCTACTCCTCGGAGACCGGAGCCTGGGGCGACGCGACCTACGCTCAACACCCCAATGGCCTCGCGGACATGGACATGCTGGAACGCATCGCGCTTATGGGAAATAGGATCTACTTCCCTGCTGCACAGAGCAAGACCATCGTGGAGTACGACTTGGGTCGCCGGAAACTCGCATTTGTCGACCCGCCGTTAGCGCACCAAGGTCACGGTATCCTCATGCCGGCAATGGGCTGTGGTCTGGGGTTCGCCAGTGTGCGGGGGTCCCGCCTCTACCTGTGGTCGAGAGAGACCGCCGGTTCCGACAGAACTGCGGCGGCATGGACGCAGAGCAGGGTCTTGGAACTCAGCACACTGCCCGATCGCGAGACTCGTGTCCCCTTGAACCAACCAACTGCGCTTGGCTTCACGGAGATCTTGATGGAGGAAGATATGACTGCTGTTGGCTTTGCGGAGGGCGTCGGCGTCATCTTCGTCACGACAAATGCTGGCGTCTTCGCGATTAACCTGGAGTCAGGCCAAGTCAAGAAGATGTCCGGCAGAAGGCCCGTCCCTGACGTTGTCATTCCTTACATGAGCTTCTATACTCCAG ATCATGCTACGGGCTGA